The Amycolatopsis japonica nucleotide sequence CCTGCCGTTCCTCCCGCTCTTCCGCGAGGCTCCTTCGGCCGTGCGCATGCTCGTCGAGCTGGCCGCGGACGTCGCCGCGGTACGCGAACATGGCGCCGCAACGGTACGTACGGCGCTGCTCAGCGTCGCCGGGCATGGCACTCCGGATGGCACACTGGCCATGGGTGGCGGCGGCGTGGAGCTACGGCTCGCCGCGCTGACGAACGGGGGCGCACCCGCTGGGCGCGCGAAGCGGATTCTGGCGTGCGCTCTCGCCGCGGCGACGATGACCACGCTTCCGATGTTCACTGGCGCCGGTGTTCTGCTCTCGGTCGCCGTCGTCGCTTGCCCGTTGACCGGAGCCTGAGCACGCTCAGACTCCGGATCATGCCACCGGCCAGGACTGCATCAACAACTCGGCATTCCACTGCTGGCGAACCGACAAAGCGGCCACTCCGATGATGAGGATCGCCACGGCGCCACGCCGCCATCGCCGCGGCAAGCGAATCTCAAGCCAACGACCGGCGATCATCCCGACTCCGGAGCGGACCAGCATGCAGAGAACCGCGGCGGCGAGAGGGAAGACCAGCGGGTTGTAGCGGGCAGCAGCAGTCGCTTCCCCCGTTAGCAAGAGGAAAGTCGCCCGCGTACCGCCACACAACGGGTCCATAATGCCCAGGTAGTGCAGTGGTCCGTGAAGATCGACCGTCGGTACGCCGACCATTCGCAACATCACTGCCCCCGCCAAGAAGACGACGGCCGCGATGGTAAGTCCACGATGACGATCACGATCCAGCGATACGAGAACACGACCGGTCACAGCTGAGTCATCACTTCTCTGGCACAGAAGGCGCGAACGAACAGCGGCAACGGGCGGGTGCGAACCTGGGGTACAGGAACCAAGTCCGCGCCCGCCGCGCCGTAACGAGTGACCAGCAGGGAAACTCGCACGAGCCGAATACTAACCATGATAGTACCCGGCGCGCAATCCCAGCCCTCCAGCTCTCTACTAGGAGCTATAGTAGAGGATCGGACCCGAGCCCGAGGAGGCGCGATGGCCAGCTTCTGCCCACTCGGCGTCTCGGCGGCGGCCTACCTGATCGGCATCCTCGACGAGACCGAACGAGCGGACTTCGAACGACACATCCGGTTCTGCCGGAGCTGCCGCCAGGAAGTCGACGACCTGACGCCGGTCGTTCGGCTGCTTCAAGCCATGAAGGCCGACCTTGCAACGAAGAAGCGCACCCGGAACCGCTAACCCTCCCCTTGAAACGGAGAAGGCCACGTCGGCGATCTACCTACTAGCAACCGTAGTAGTGGTGTCGAAACGATCCGACCCGGCAGCGAGGAGCGACAGTGACGGTCTTCGGCACCCACGTGCCCATTTCGAGCTGGACACTGGTGGCGCTGGTCGCCGGCTGCCTGGTCAGCGTGCCACTCGCCAAGCTACTTGCGGCTCGCACCGGCTGGAGCAGGAACGCCACCCTGACTACGCTCATGCTGCTCGCCGCCAGTCTGGCCATCACGCTGACTCCCGGCGAAGATTCGGGCGTATACGAGTTTCACCCTTGCCTGTCCATCGGGACCGCGGATCCGATCGACGGACTCCTGCATTCCGGCGGCGGACTCGGCGGCACTCTGCTCAACGCCCTGCTACTGCTTCCCCTCACCTGCGCCGCGACCCTGGCGACCAAACGCGCGCTGCCGACGTTGTTCTTCGCGTTCCTGCTCCCCGCGCTCATCGAGCCGCTGCAGACCTTGATCCCCGGCCGGTACTGCAGCCTGTCCGATCAGGCCGCCAACACGGTCGGCGCCGTGCTGGGCGTGGCGCTCGGCTACCTGCTGCTCCGACGAGCGAGCAGGCATGGATCCGATGACGCCACGCCCGAGAAGGCCGGCGATCAGGGCCGTGGAGATGCTCGGTAGCCCAGTCCCTCGATCGCCTTGATCACGTCCTCGACGCTGCTTCGGTCCGCGTCCAGCTCGACGGTGCTGATCCCCTTTTTCATGGTCGTCTGCGTGCTCAGCACGCCGGGGAGGTCTTCCAGCGCGTCGTCGATGAGCAAGGCGCAGCTGCCGCAGTGCATACCGTCGACCTGGAAGATGAACTTCTCGGTTGATGCCATTGTGGACTCCTAGGACTCAGACGACGGTGATGACGCCGGTGTACATGCCCATGCTGCAGGCGTAATCCAGCCGTCCCGGCTGGAGGACACCGAGGTCGATCCGGGTCTCCCCCTTGACGGGCAGGATCTTCTGTTCGTCCCGGATGACGAACGACCGCACGCAGCCCTGGGCCCTTTCCGATTTGATCACCAGTGTGGTGGGCACGCCAGATTTCGCCTGAACGTTCTCCGGGCTGTAGGAACCGGTGCGCGCAGTGATCACCACGGTCTGCTTTCCGTCCACTGTGGATGCGGCTGTGGCGTCGGCACTTGCTTCCGAGCCGCCGACGGCTTGAGCGATGCGGCTGGCCGCCAGCGGTGATCCGGCGAGCTCCAAACCTCCGTTGAGGGTGTAGAGACCCATAGCCAGCACCACGAGCCCGGTCACCAGCGCGAGCTTGCCCTGCCATGCGGTCGCGGCTTTGCGGGCGGCGTAGCCGAGGATCGCGAACAACGGACCGGTGCCGAGCACGAATACCGCCATCGTCGCCGCGCCGGCGAGCGCGCTGCCCGAGGTCAGCGCCAGGGCTTCGACGGACAACGTCACCCCGCAGGGGATCAGGACGGTGGCCAGCCCGAGCAGCGCCGGTGCCAGCGCGGCCTGTGACCGTGTTCGATTCCGGACGATCTTCATCCACGAGATCGGCGGTTCGACGACCACCCGGCGGAACCCAGGTACGCCGAGCTGAGCCAGCCCGAAGACGATGACCAG carries:
- a CDS encoding DUF2752 domain-containing protein, with protein sequence MTGRVLVSLDRDRHRGLTIAAVVFLAGAVMLRMVGVPTVDLHGPLHYLGIMDPLCGGTRATFLLLTGEATAAARYNPLVFPLAAAVLCMLVRSGVGMIAGRWLEIRLPRRWRRGAVAILIIGVAALSVRQQWNAELLMQSWPVA
- a CDS encoding zf-HC2 domain-containing protein is translated as MASFCPLGVSAAAYLIGILDETERADFERHIRFCRSCRQEVDDLTPVVRLLQAMKADLATKKRTRNR
- a CDS encoding VanZ family protein, encoding MTVFGTHVPISSWTLVALVAGCLVSVPLAKLLAARTGWSRNATLTTLMLLAASLAITLTPGEDSGVYEFHPCLSIGTADPIDGLLHSGGGLGGTLLNALLLLPLTCAATLATKRALPTLFFAFLLPALIEPLQTLIPGRYCSLSDQAANTVGAVLGVALGYLLLRRASRHGSDDATPEKAGDQGRGDAR
- a CDS encoding heavy-metal-associated domain-containing protein, whose amino-acid sequence is MASTEKFIFQVDGMHCGSCALLIDDALEDLPGVLSTQTTMKKGISTVELDADRSSVEDVIKAIEGLGYRASPRP
- a CDS encoding urease accessory protein UreH domain-containing protein, coding for MNLAAVLVTGLFAGGVSCAAVQGGLLTGLITRQKAAAASSATPARPAKGRTQYQGNTRARSEQEADQRGWRAQLGDDLAPVGGFLVGKLVSHTLLGALLGAVGGAVELSVGARTWLQIGAGLLVIVFGLAQLGVPGFRRVVVEPPISWMKIVRNRTRSQAALAPALLGLATVLIPCGVTLSVEALALTSGSALAGAATMAVFVLGTGPLFAILGYAARKAATAWQGKLALVTGLVVLAMGLYTLNGGLELAGSPLAASRIAQAVGGSEASADATAASTVDGKQTVVITARTGSYSPENVQAKSGVPTTLVIKSERAQGCVRSFVIRDEQKILPVKGETRIDLGVLQPGRLDYACSMGMYTGVITVV